One Elgaria multicarinata webbii isolate HBS135686 ecotype San Diego chromosome 7, rElgMul1.1.pri, whole genome shotgun sequence DNA window includes the following coding sequences:
- the PTP4A3 gene encoding protein tyrosine phosphatase type IVA 3 produces the protein MARMNRPAPVEVCYKNMRFLITHNPTNATLNTFIEDLKKYGATTVVRVCEVTYDKTPLEKDGITVMDWPFDDGAPPPTKIVDDWLNLLKTKFCEDPGCCVAVHCVAGLGRAPVLVALALIESGMKYEDAIQFIRQKRRGAINSKQLTYLEKYRPKQRLRFKDPQNHKNKCCIM, from the exons ATGGCTCGTATGAACAGGCCCGCTCCTGTGGAGGTCTGCTACAAGAACATGAGATTCCTGATAACCCATAATCCTACCAACGCCACACTGAACACCTTCATTGAG GATCTGAAGAAATACGGTGCAACGACAGTGGTGAGAGTGTGCGAAGTCACCTATGACAAGACTCCACTGGAAAAGGATGGCATTACTGTGATG GACTGGCCATTTGACGACGGAGCTCCACCTCCTACCAAGATTGTGGATGACTGGCTCAATCTTCTCAAAACCAAGTTCTGCGAAGACCCCGGCTGCTGCGTGGCTGTCCACTGCGTGGCTGGCCTGGGACG GGCTCCTGTTCTTGTCGCACTGGCCCTGATTGAGAGCGGGATGAAATACGAAGACGCTATCCAGTTCATTAGACA GAAACGCCGGGGAGCCATCAACAGCAAGCAGCTCACGTATCTGGAGAAGTACAGACCAAAGCAGCGCCTACGGTTCAAGGATCCTCAGAACCACAAGAACAAatgctgcatcatgtaa